The Corythoichthys intestinalis isolate RoL2023-P3 chromosome 1, ASM3026506v1, whole genome shotgun sequence genome has a segment encoding these proteins:
- the LOC130917480 gene encoding uncharacterized protein LOC130917480 isoform X3: protein MKDGFLVEDSSPSPLKSESLQENTTTQQFNQTSSDRDDSHIQSLLKETMEGSASGDWPFQPWDNGYSTTSEKDLSGSDSTTTSLSDTNVTQSSITTELSVPSQTDDSEDFYSGSGNGDILDQYFTTPPSMNYTEGDVAKTPLIYTRQNGKEEAPGMPMKKGRAMIFELPSVQETDSAPTEEQHKGHVTPDWIIILGFVVGVAALVMLCAAIATRDKWNGPRQALSLQTKVEYPQQQKDENEVFLEKDAPKENGKAVEYTVIPLDELPEKYSH from the exons ATGAAAGATGGGTTCCTTGTTGAAGACTCTTCCCCTTCGCCACTCAAATCCGAATCACTACAAGAAAACACAACCACTCAACAGTTCAACCAAACATCCTCTGACAGAGATGATAGTCATATTCAAAGCCTGCTGAAGGAGACCATGGAGGGCAGCGCATCCGGTGACTGGCCTTTTCAGCCGTGGGATAATGGGTATTCAACCACAAGTGAAAAAGATTTGTCAGGTTCCGACTCAACGACTACATCCTTGTCAGATACAAATGTAACCCAGTCAAGCATCACCACAGAACTTAGTGTGCCCTCCCAAACTGATGATTCAGAAGATTTTTATTCTGGGTCTGGAAATGGTGACATCCTAGACCAATATTTTACAACGCCACCAAGTATGAATTATACTGAAGGTGATGTTGCAAAAACACCTTTAATTTACACAAGACAGAATGGAAAAGAGGAAGCACCAGGAATGCCAATGAAAAAAGGAAGAGCCATGATATTTGAATTACCATCTGTGCAAG AGACAGACAGCGCTCCAACAGAAGAGCAACACAAAGGACATGTAACACCTG ATTGGATAATCATCTTGGGTTTCGTTGTTGGCGTTGCAGCCTTGGTGATGCTTTGTGCTGCTATTGCTACCAGAGACAa GTGGAATGGGCCACGGCAAGCATTGAGTTTACAAACCAAGGTTGAGTACCCACAGCAGCAGAAGGATGAGAATGAGGTGTTCCTTGAAAAAGATGCACCCAAAGAAAATGGAAAGGCAGTAGAGTATACAGTTATTCCACTGGATGAGCTTCCAGAGAAATATTCACACTAa
- the LOC130917480 gene encoding uncharacterized protein LOC130917480 isoform X1, protein MRTSLDLGIYFGLWILIFSSLVNSVLLISIEPEEDVLQEAMKDGFLVEDSSPSPLKSESLQENTTTQQFNQTSSDRDDSHIQSLLKETMEGSASGDWPFQPWDNGYSTTSEKDLSGSDSTTTSLSDTNVTQSSITTELSVPSQTDDSEDFYSGSGNGDILDQYFTTPPSMNYTEGDVAKTPLIYTRQNGKEEAPGMPMKKGRAMIFELPSVQETDSAPTEEQHKGHVTPDWIIILGFVVGVAALVMLCAAIATRDKWNGPRQALSLQTKVEYPQQQKDENEVFLEKDAPKENGKAVEYTVIPLDELPEKYSH, encoded by the exons ATGAGGACTTCTCTTGATTTAGGGATATATTTTGGACTTTGGATCCTGATCTTTTCCAGTTTGGTTAATT CTGTGCTCCTAATTTCCATTGAACCTGAGGAAGATGTGCTACAAGAGGCTATGAAAGATGGGTTCCTTGTTGAAGACTCTTCCCCTTCGCCACTCAAATCCGAATCACTACAAGAAAACACAACCACTCAACAGTTCAACCAAACATCCTCTGACAGAGATGATAGTCATATTCAAAGCCTGCTGAAGGAGACCATGGAGGGCAGCGCATCCGGTGACTGGCCTTTTCAGCCGTGGGATAATGGGTATTCAACCACAAGTGAAAAAGATTTGTCAGGTTCCGACTCAACGACTACATCCTTGTCAGATACAAATGTAACCCAGTCAAGCATCACCACAGAACTTAGTGTGCCCTCCCAAACTGATGATTCAGAAGATTTTTATTCTGGGTCTGGAAATGGTGACATCCTAGACCAATATTTTACAACGCCACCAAGTATGAATTATACTGAAGGTGATGTTGCAAAAACACCTTTAATTTACACAAGACAGAATGGAAAAGAGGAAGCACCAGGAATGCCAATGAAAAAAGGAAGAGCCATGATATTTGAATTACCATCTGTGCAAG AGACAGACAGCGCTCCAACAGAAGAGCAACACAAAGGACATGTAACACCTG ATTGGATAATCATCTTGGGTTTCGTTGTTGGCGTTGCAGCCTTGGTGATGCTTTGTGCTGCTATTGCTACCAGAGACAa GTGGAATGGGCCACGGCAAGCATTGAGTTTACAAACCAAGGTTGAGTACCCACAGCAGCAGAAGGATGAGAATGAGGTGTTCCTTGAAAAAGATGCACCCAAAGAAAATGGAAAGGCAGTAGAGTATACAGTTATTCCACTGGATGAGCTTCCAGAGAAATATTCACACTAa
- the LOC130917480 gene encoding uncharacterized protein LOC130917480 isoform X2, producing MSNHPAVLLISIEPEEDVLQEAMKDGFLVEDSSPSPLKSESLQENTTTQQFNQTSSDRDDSHIQSLLKETMEGSASGDWPFQPWDNGYSTTSEKDLSGSDSTTTSLSDTNVTQSSITTELSVPSQTDDSEDFYSGSGNGDILDQYFTTPPSMNYTEGDVAKTPLIYTRQNGKEEAPGMPMKKGRAMIFELPSVQETDSAPTEEQHKGHVTPDWIIILGFVVGVAALVMLCAAIATRDKWNGPRQALSLQTKVEYPQQQKDENEVFLEKDAPKENGKAVEYTVIPLDELPEKYSH from the exons ATGAGTAATCACCCAG CTGTGCTCCTAATTTCCATTGAACCTGAGGAAGATGTGCTACAAGAGGCTATGAAAGATGGGTTCCTTGTTGAAGACTCTTCCCCTTCGCCACTCAAATCCGAATCACTACAAGAAAACACAACCACTCAACAGTTCAACCAAACATCCTCTGACAGAGATGATAGTCATATTCAAAGCCTGCTGAAGGAGACCATGGAGGGCAGCGCATCCGGTGACTGGCCTTTTCAGCCGTGGGATAATGGGTATTCAACCACAAGTGAAAAAGATTTGTCAGGTTCCGACTCAACGACTACATCCTTGTCAGATACAAATGTAACCCAGTCAAGCATCACCACAGAACTTAGTGTGCCCTCCCAAACTGATGATTCAGAAGATTTTTATTCTGGGTCTGGAAATGGTGACATCCTAGACCAATATTTTACAACGCCACCAAGTATGAATTATACTGAAGGTGATGTTGCAAAAACACCTTTAATTTACACAAGACAGAATGGAAAAGAGGAAGCACCAGGAATGCCAATGAAAAAAGGAAGAGCCATGATATTTGAATTACCATCTGTGCAAG AGACAGACAGCGCTCCAACAGAAGAGCAACACAAAGGACATGTAACACCTG ATTGGATAATCATCTTGGGTTTCGTTGTTGGCGTTGCAGCCTTGGTGATGCTTTGTGCTGCTATTGCTACCAGAGACAa GTGGAATGGGCCACGGCAAGCATTGAGTTTACAAACCAAGGTTGAGTACCCACAGCAGCAGAAGGATGAGAATGAGGTGTTCCTTGAAAAAGATGCACCCAAAGAAAATGGAAAGGCAGTAGAGTATACAGTTATTCCACTGGATGAGCTTCCAGAGAAATATTCACACTAa